DNA sequence from the Daphnia carinata strain CSIRO-1 chromosome 8, CSIRO_AGI_Dcar_HiC_V3, whole genome shotgun sequence genome:
TCACGAAACCCTTTACGTCATTGAATTAAGCTACGAAACCGAGATTAATGTTACATACACTATTTTGCTACTATAAACATCCTGACCAACATCCAGACTATTGATAAACAGGTGGACTTAACAAACGACGTAACGAGTTTGGAATTTCACAGCAGACAGACGAAATTCTGTACCGTCGGTAAATCGAAgcggaaaaattcaaattctaTTACAGTTTTCTTCCTGCAAGATAAAGCATTCgtaacgaaagaaaactgtGTTTAAAATAGTGGAAATAGACATATATACAAAAATTCGGAAACCGTAGAGGAGCTTAAtatctaaaaaataaatggtaaAACCCTTAAGTGCTCTAAGAACTACATTAAAGAATTGTATgatacaataataaataacttTCTTTTGCATTTATAATTCTAAGTAATACTAAATATGGCAGCAACCTGACGTAAAATTTGACACAAACCAACTTAAATGATTCAGGATCTAAAAAATTCACGCCTTAGACTATGACCAATGACAaaatattgaataaaaatgtacATATTGCCAAATATAAAGATACTGaggacaattttttttaacattacAGGATCCTTTCAACCTGGCTACTACTATGTTGTATCGTTGCCTGAGGTCCACCAAAATCCAAATATTTTCTGGGAAAACAGTCTAAGATTTGTCCTCTAGACGTTTCTAGTTACAAGATCATTAGTGTCATCAACATTGGGTTTGCGTGTAGGGGTGACGAGCATTTGTGGAGGAACAGGACTATAATGTATGTTCCGTCCTCTTTGCAAGTCCACCATTCTCCTCTTTTCGGCAACTAATCTGTGGATTGTTAAAATTGCAAATGAGAGGTCACTTAAGAAGGGGTTGTCGGAAGCACCCATACGATTTGCATAATCAAATGCTTGAGCTTTCAATGCAGCTGCACAAACTTTAACTTGTGACAACACATTAAGCTCAAGATGCAGAAACAACTGGTCAATAGTTTTACccatacaaaataaaacatccACTAGCTCACGATGTTTCAAAAATAGTTCTTCGAGTTCCATTTCGTCGGAATTGGAGAAATCCGTGTAGGCAATGGGTCTAAGGTCTTCAAGAAGGCTTGTAACATGATGTATGCTACTGTAACAAGCATTCGCCATATGGCATCCATTATCCGCCAAACTAGGATTGGCTAATGGAGAATTCTTGTTAGGGAGTtgttctattttcattttgacgcCTTCAGCCAAAAGAATAAGCGATTCGTGCACTTTGCTGAGTGCTGAAACGAAGCTGGATACAGTAGTCGTACGAGACATCAATGGCAAACACGGGAGTTccttaaaaacaacaacagctaGTTCGCCGTACGTGGTAAGAATGGCGTTCAGGGAATCTTTTGTCAAATCTATCCACTGATTGAAAAGACCTGCGGAGTCCAATGAGACGCCCTGccgaatgaaagaaaaagatgtagcGCATCATGTAAATTAAGTTTGTCGTTCAAAAACTAACCTGTAGGACAAATTCCACACATTTTTGTAAATTCTGTTTTAGTTCTTTGCAAGATTGTGCCCAATTGATTCGCAAGTTTGCAGGTACTTCCCTAGTACTGAGCATAAAATCAACCAGTCCTGGGAATACTGACAGTAGAGATAGTGTGTTCGATGTTAGCGTAATGGCAAAGCTCGACGTGCAATCAGGATGATCCAATTGTGATTGAAGGCAAGATGCGATGGAACAGAAGGCAGACATTAAATTTTCGTCGACAGCGAAGTTGTGAATCAATTCCTGGCACGCTACACCAGACCTTTCGTTAACGGTTGGCGATCGAGGAAGTAAACTTGACCGACGTGGAGAGCGATAGCTAAATTTGCTCTCATCGAGAAATGAGACATTGCTGTCGTTAAAATTCACACCTTTAAGCAGCCTTTCCAGTTTTGCTCTTGTTGCGGGAGCAAAAAATACAGAGGCATCATCTTCTCTCTGCCAAATATCACCGCCATCGAAAAAAACTTCTGTGGGAAAAGTTTTCGAATCTTGCACTGCATCCCGCAAAGCTTTCAAAcgctgtttcattttgtcaAAACTCCAATACATTATGTGCTGAAGATTTTGATCCTTGACACAAATAGCAGACTGTAAATCTTCAGTGATTGCCTCTTTACGGGTAAATCTGTAAGGCTGGTGAAAACGTCGGCAAATAGAATTAGCCTCGTTCAACATAGACTGGACGACAAACGACGATTCCTGCTATAACATCATGAACCAGTTACGGAGCGCACGCAAAAAATTCACTGTATAAAATTAATATACTTGAAGGGGATTGTTGGGTGGCTGCTCCAATTTTCTCTGGGAGTCGCGAAGAAGAAGTTCCAATTCTTGCCAGTTAATTGATGCGGATGGGGTTGCATTAAGTTGCTGTTCTTGCGAAATACCATTGCAATTCTCCGTCTTATCCTCATTCGAACGCTGTCGGAATGAAATTTCTAAATTTGCTTCTCTACGAAGATCTGAGATTTCTGATATCATTTGCTGCCGTGCCTTTTGTTGGGCTTCTTCAACGGCTACCTGCAAGACTTTTTCTTGAACATCTCGCAGCTCCTGGTACGATGTCTCAAAGTCGGGAACctaattaataaaatacaatatttCATTTGAGATGCAATGTACGTGCTAGAACTTCTACTGAATTACCCCATTAGCCCTTTTTTCGTGGAATTGGGAATCTTTTGGattatgcaaatgaaaatgatgggTTCCACCGATAATAATGCGATCACCATGACACAAAACGACTTTTTCTGTGCCAACTAGCTGCCCGTTAACGTAGGTTTCAGCGTTGGCAAATATTCGAAGATCATCATCATATTCGATGCAGCAATGGTTTTCCTCGATCGTCAACCCGTTTAGCTGGATAGATGGCGGGTCATTTGAACATACCATAGGGCCCACCATGTTTTTACCAGGATTCAGCGGGAAAAACATTGTTTCGGACAACAAAGGATCCTGCAAGGACGTTATTATGAACAAGGAAGAACGCACGTTTTACGTAAGAACTTATAATACCCGATTAATGTTGATTAGGTATGGCTGTTGAGGATCGATGTAACTAGAAAGGCCATGATTGGAAAGAGCTTGTTCGGCTTCGATGCGTTTTAATTCTGCTTgtgccattttctctttccattcagaatctttcttattttcaacTTCTGCGAGGAGATCGCTGAGATGACGGACTGTACTTTCGAGCTCTTTGATTCGCGCAGGAGAATTTTCAACATGACTTGTCGCTCCAACGGTTTCAGCAAGTGAAGGTTTATTCGAGCAAGCTTTAGGAGTCTCGCAGATCGTCGGAGCATTTACAATTTTACTGGCCTGTTTAAATATATTACAGTTTTATTTCCAATAAAGCCTTGTGTATAAGCATTTTTACCAAGCAGGAGTATCGCAATGTGGATAGCGTAGCTTCTATATGGGCAACATTCGGACTGACGGTTGCCAACATTACTGTTTTGGAGTTACCTCCCAAACTTTCCTTCAACAGCCATGTCAGAACTGATTCTCTATAAATAACGAAGGGCGCCAAACCTATATTAAATTATCAAAATCTTTTCTAAACGTCGCTAATAATAAGATTTGAGTGTACCTGTATGGTGCGAATTTTTTCTCTGCTAAAGCTGTTATTACTTTTCCCAATGTGAATAGAGAAAGGTTTATGGCTAAGCTTTCCTGCCGGCGAACTCCAACTGATAAAGAAGCCATTCTTTCACTACCAGCTAAATCTATAAAGTTGACGCGGCTCTGTTTCCGTACCATTTCCATTTTCCCTGCCACCTGTTCTTCAAAACCTACATTACACGACAAACGCCTTGAAATTATATCTTTCAAAGTTGGAGACTAACAATTGCGTTTCTTAAGTTCGGTAAAATAAACTTACTTTGCGCTAAAGTAATGGTAAAAATAACATGAGAACGCGAGCTGCGTTTGTTGTCAGACGTCGATGCTACGATCCGTCTTTGATTTCCAACAGAAAGCCACCGCTGTACCTCCTCAAATGAAGTGACAGAGCACTTGGTAAGGTTAACCACATAAGGGCCCTgtgtttaaaagaaattgttaCTGGTAAACTCAAGTCAAACAACGAAaggaaagttttcttttacattttttggaTGCTCACGAACTGACAAATTGCCACCTGTTTTGCTCGACGAACATAACAGATCTTGGATTCGTTCTTTgtagatttcaaaaaaactgACTTCAATTTCGATGGATAGTCTCTCGGCAGTTGGGTTCTTTGCTAGTTCTTCGATTCGAAGAAAAAGATCGAAGCAAAAACGAGGTATAATCCCAGAAGCTTGATCTAATTCGTTTCTATTTCCAATTTTCCCCATCATGCTATAGCTTTTGCCAGTGCCTGTTTGCCCATAGGCAAACATGCAGGTGTTGAAGCCCTTGAAAGCTTGTGAAAGTAAAGGCTTAGCCAGGCACTCGTAAACTTGTCCCTGTTGGTGATGTTTTCCATTCTGGACAGTAGGAGTATCAGAGATAAAGCAGTTGtcgcaacaaaaaatgtgagTTTCTCCAATGCTTGTCAAAACACTTATATTTTTGCCTTCCACGAAAATGGCAGGTTTctgtttttcgctttcttcttttgcagtTTTGGGTCGCACTCTGACGGCTACTATAATGCTGTTAGCGGAACTTGTTTgtaccttctttttcttttcctttggaaCAGTTTGATTTACATTAGGGGCATCTGCTATTAAAGATGAAGCTTTTTGctttgtcttttgtttctttgatgTCATACACTTCTTGGGAGTTTGAGAGTTATGCTTCGCAGGTAGCTTAGCTTCTGcagattttttcattttagatCACTGACTGTTAAGTATGCTGATTTTTCAGTTAGTATTATTGGCAGTTGGGAACATCTTACGCAGAAACGACGAAGTGTACCGACAACTAACAAACGAATGCTTCAGAATACTGGATGACTAACACTTGAAATCTAAATATAAATGGTatcatcaatttgaataaagATGTGTTCGACGATTTAAAAAGGAACTTACAGTCATGACTGAATAGAAACTTTCACAAAAAGCTCCCATTACACAATCCCAACATTCTCCACTTCACTTCAAAGTTCACCAACGACCATTCAACAAGTGACCAATTTCAAATAACTGATTACAGGCGCCCTGCGATGTATACCCAGTATCGTCTGCTAGATAGAAGCTTAGATAGATAGCTGCTATAGAAGTTTATGGAGGGAAACTAAATTGTGGATAATGGATAGCAGGAATCATTTTCTGCTTTAAATTAGCCTGCCTACctaaataacaaataatacACACTGTCGTCAATACACGTCAATACACAATATCAATATATTGCCACTGCCACTGCccacaggaaaacaaaaacttttggtATCGAGGAGGGTCACATCgccgatgataagctgcctgcatccatgaaccgtctttcaggccatggggagacctacgaacaacctacgagttccgatcacctcttctctacctcagttttttgggtcgatcttcaacatgtagtgaacggtactacagatcgatgtgaaGCGTCTGTACGTgtcttttgtgtatgtgtgtgtgtgtgttttttgagtgtgccatttttagcccctattatagtaggcatggctcttcttatttattgcttctttttttccttcttcttttttctttcttctttcttctttcttcctttttttctttcttgtttcttgatATGGTgcgatgaagaatcttgcgaatccgtTGTGATGAAGATGTTGAATGTTGCGTAACCCGATGAGATGAATCTTGAGTGGGAGGGGAGGGTGGTGGGAGGAGAGAGTGGAGGGAAGGGAGGAAATTGGCGGAAGTTGgcggtggcgggacttgaacccgagGACTACAGAttacaaagcgtgggtgataaccactgtgccaggaccgcacatctcaacCAAATTTTGGTTTGGATGTCACCCAGTAGTATACGCAGCTTATGATTATATGGAGTGACTGAAGTATGCCGCTGCGCTATAGATCGCGGCTGCCGTGCTGATTTAACgggttcgaatctttgttatattatttaaatctttttttttttacgttttgccAGCAAAGGAAATGCACATTATGACAGACATACCAAACTCAtcattttaagtttttttataGAGTAGAAATAAATGTGGGATACTAGATATCGTATTTACTGTTTATTATTTCCTAGAAAATCGAAGCGATTGAAACAGACAAAAACGCTCTTGCACAAAAAATTGTTCCTAGCCCTCCAATTCAATACTTTTTGTAATAAGTCTAATTAGCTAGTTTGTCCACCAAGAGGCCCACCATAAAAGAA
Encoded proteins:
- the LOC130704082 gene encoding kinesin-like protein KIF14 isoform X1, whose amino-acid sequence is MKKSAEAKLPAKHNSQTPKKCMTSKKQKTKQKASSLIADAPNVNQTVPKEKKKKVQTSSANSIIVAVRVRPKTAKEESEKQKPAIFVEGKNISVLTSIGETHIFCCDNCFISDTPTVQNGKHHQQGQVYECLAKPLLSQAFKGFNTCMFAYGQTGTGKSYSMMGKIGNRNELDQASGIIPRFCFDLFLRIEELAKNPTAERLSIEIEVSFFEIYKERIQDLLCSSSKTGGNLSVREHPKNGPYVVNLTKCSVTSFEEVQRWLSVGNQRRIVASTSDNKRSSRSHVIFTITLAQSFEEQVAGKMEMVRKQSRVNFIDLAGSERMASLSVGVRRQESLAINLSLFTLGKVITALAEKKFAPYRESVLTWLLKESLGGNSKTVMLATVSPNVAHIEATLSTLRYSCLASKIVNAPTICETPKACSNKPSLAETVGATSHVENSPARIKELESTVRHLSDLLAEVENKKDSEWKEKMAQAELKRIEAEQALSNHGLSSYIDPQQPYLININRDPLLSETMFFPLNPGKNMVGPMVCSNDPPSIQLNGLTIEENHCCIEYDDDLRIFANAETYVNGQLVGTEKVVLCHGDRIIIGGTHHFHLHNPKDSQFHEKRANGVPDFETSYQELRDVQEKVLQVAVEEAQQKARQQMISEISDLRREANLEISFRQRSNEDKTENCNGISQEQQLNATPSASINWQELELLLRDSQRKLEQPPNNPLQQESSFVVQSMLNEANSICRRFHQPYRFTRKEAITEDLQSAICVKDQNLQHIMYWSFDKMKQRLKALRDAVQDSKTFPTEVFFDGGDIWQREDDASVFFAPATRAKLERLLKGVNFNDSNVSFLDESKFSYRSPRRSSLLPRSPTVNERSGVACQELIHNFAVDENLMSAFCSIASCLQSQLDHPDCTSSFAITLTSNTLSLLSVFPGLVDFMLSTREVPANLRINWAQSCKELKQNLQKCVEFVLQGVSLDSAGLFNQWIDLTKDSLNAILTTYGELAVVVFKELPCLPLMSRTTTVSSFVSALSKVHESLILLAEGVKMKIEQLPNKNSPLANPSLADNGCHMANACYSSIHHVTSLLEDLRPIAYTDFSNSDEMELEELFLKHRELVDVLFCMGKTIDQLFLHLELNVLSQVKVCAAALKAQAFDYANRMGASDNPFLSDLSFAILTIHRLVAEKRRMVDLQRGRNIHYSPVPPQMLVTPTRKPNVDDTNDLVTRNV
- the LOC130704082 gene encoding kinesin-like protein KIF14 isoform X2; translated protein: MKKSAEAKLPAKHNSQTPKKCMTSKKQKTKQKASSLIADAPNVNQTVPKEKKKKVQTSSANSIIVAVRVRPKTAKEESEKQKPAIFVEGKNISVLTSIGETHIFCCDNCFISDTPTVQNGKHHQQGQVYECLAKPLLSQAFKGFNTCMFAYGQTGTGKSYSMMGKIGNRNELDQASGIIPRFCFDLFLRIEELAKNPTAERLSIEIEVSFFEIYKERIQDLLCSSSKTGGNLSVREHPKNGPYVVNLTKCSVTSFEEVQRWLSVGNQRRIVASTSDNKRSSRSHVIFTITLAQSFEEQVAGKMEMVRKQSRVNFIDLAGSERMASLSVGVRRQESLAINLSLFTLGKVITALAEKKFAPYRESVLTWLLKESLGGNSKTVMLATVSPNVAHIEATLSTLRYSCLASKIVNAPTICETPKACSNKPSLAETVGATSHVENSPARIKELESTVRHLSDLLAEVENKKDSEWKEKMAQAELKRIEAEQALSNHGLSSYIDPQQPYLININRDPLLSETMFFPLNPGKNMVGPMVCSNDPPSIQLNGLTIEENHCCIEYDDDLRIFANAETYVNGQLVGTEKVVLCHGDRIIIGGTHHFHLHNPKDSQFHEKRANGVPDFETSYQELRDVQEKVLQVAVEEAQQKARQQMISEISDLRREANLEISFRQRSNEDKTENCNGISQEQQLNATPSASINWQELELLLRDSQRKLEQPPNNPLQESSFVVQSMLNEANSICRRFHQPYRFTRKEAITEDLQSAICVKDQNLQHIMYWSFDKMKQRLKALRDAVQDSKTFPTEVFFDGGDIWQREDDASVFFAPATRAKLERLLKGVNFNDSNVSFLDESKFSYRSPRRSSLLPRSPTVNERSGVACQELIHNFAVDENLMSAFCSIASCLQSQLDHPDCTSSFAITLTSNTLSLLSVFPGLVDFMLSTREVPANLRINWAQSCKELKQNLQKCVEFVLQGVSLDSAGLFNQWIDLTKDSLNAILTTYGELAVVVFKELPCLPLMSRTTTVSSFVSALSKVHESLILLAEGVKMKIEQLPNKNSPLANPSLADNGCHMANACYSSIHHVTSLLEDLRPIAYTDFSNSDEMELEELFLKHRELVDVLFCMGKTIDQLFLHLELNVLSQVKVCAAALKAQAFDYANRMGASDNPFLSDLSFAILTIHRLVAEKRRMVDLQRGRNIHYSPVPPQMLVTPTRKPNVDDTNDLVTRNV